The Stigmatella aurantiaca DW4/3-1 genome contains the following window.
CGCTCATCAACCCGGGGGCGGCCGGGCTTCTTCTTCTTGGGAGTTGGAAGCAGCGGAACGACTCGCTCCCACAGCGCATCCGGTACGAGAGCGCGAACCATGAAGCCCAAGTGTTCATGGGCCTGGCTTCCGTCCACCCTCCCTTTCAAACCTTACTTTTGCTAGGCGCTCTTAATGGCTTCCGGGGTGGTTCCGCTGCGCTTGGCGAAGGCTGTCGCCGAGTACGTCATGGCCACTGTCGAGGGCGGGTCTTGCGCAGCCCCCTCCATGACGACAGGACCGATATCCCCAGGCCAGGGATGCGCGCGCAACTCTCGCCACCGGCCTACGGGCTCCAAGTGGAGGGGCCTGGTGATGCCGTGGCATGTTCTGAGTGCAGCTCTGCCGGGGTGGACTCCGTGCGCGGCTTCGCCCCGGAGCCGGGCACTTGGCAAGGCGAGCGCCAGCCCCCAGGCGTGGATGCGGAGGTTCTTCACGTTGCTCCCTTCGCCGCTCCAGCACGGCTCGAGGACTTCCAGGCGCCGAGCCGCCAGCGGCTAGAGGTTCTCCTGGAAGTGGCGCATCAGCCTCGCCCAAACCCTCTCGCTTACGACGGGATCGACGAGCATGTGCGAAGACCCGCGCAGCGGTAGCACCTCGTGAGGCTTTCCAGCGCGGAACAAGGCATCGGAGAGCTTCAGCGTGTGCGCGAAGAAGACGTTGTCGTCGAAGGTGCCGTGGACGAGCAGCAGCTTGCCGATCGGCTTGTCCGCCTTCACGTAGGTGAGCAGCGAGTTCTTCTCGTACGCCTCCGGGTGCTCCTCCGGGAGCCCGAGGTAGCGCTCGGAAAGATGGCTGTCGTAGTCGCGCCAGTCCACCACCGGAGCGCCAGCGAACGCGGCCTTGAAGACGTCCGGGCGCGAGAGCGCCGCGAGCGCGGACATGTACCCGCCGTGGCTCCACCCCTCGATGCCCACGCGCGTGAGGTCCATCTCCGGCACCTCGGCGGCGAGCGCCCGCAGCGCGGCGATCTGATCGTCGAGTACGTCGGCGAAACCGAACTTGATCTTCCGTTCCCACGCGCGGTCGCGCAGCGCCGTTCCGCGGCCGTCGAGCTTCACCACAATGAAGCCGTGGTCCGCCATCCATTGTGGGATGAGGTTCATCGCCATGCTCTGGTAAACCGTCGGATAAGCGGCCCCGTAGATATCGACGATGACCGGCAGCTTCACGCCCGGCTTGAAGTTCTGGGGCCGGATGATCGCGGTCCAGAACCGCTCGGGCCCGACCTGCCGCAGCTCGAACCGGGGCTGGATCGGAGGCTCGCGCGCGACAGATGGCAGCTCGCCGAGGCGCGTCCCGTCGGACCGATGGACGTACGCCCGGCGCAGGCGGGTCGGACCTTCGGTCGTGATGACCATCAGGCCGCCCCGGCCGGAGACGGCCGCCCCTTCGAGCGCGGGGCCACCCGAGGTCACACGCTCGGGCTCACCGCCGCCCTTGACCCGCCACAGGTACCGCTCGGTCGGGTTCGGCCCGCCCAGGAAGTACAGGACGTCTTCCTTCGGCAGATAGTTCACCAGCATCTGGAAGCCAGAGCCCGGCTTCACCAGAGACCGCGCCAGGCTTCCGTCGGCACGGCGGAGTTCCACTTCCGAGGCCCCGTTGCGCTCGGTGGACCAGAGAAAGCCGCTGCCATCCTCCAACCACTCGGGGAAGTCTTGGTTCAGCGAGAGCCATGCGTCGTCCCTCTCGACGAGAAGCGGTCGCGTCTGGCCCGTCCGCGGGTCCGCCGCGAGGAGCACCTCTTCCGTCTGCGCGCGGTTCTGGACCAGCAGGGTGAGCGGGCCCCCTTTCGACCACCTCACCGTTGCCATGTAGGGGTACTTCTCCGCGTCCCACCTGACTTCCTTCGCCGGGCCACCCGCGACCGGCACGACGAAGAGCCGCACCTTCGCGTTCGGCTTGCCGGGCCGCGGGTACGCGAACGGCTGGGCGTCCTGTTCGGGGCTCGCCGGGTCGACGAGGTTGAGCTTCTCCACGCCGGACGTATCGGCCTCGGCGTAGGCGATGTGCTTCGCGTCGGGGCTCCACCAATAGCCGGTGAAGCGGTACATCTCTTCTTGCGCCACGAGTTCGGCGAGGCCATGCGTCCGCTCGGGAGTGCCGCCCCGCGTGATCTGGCGCTCCTTGTTGGTGGCGAGCTCGACGCGGAACACGTCGTTGTCGCGGACGTAGGCGACTTGCTTGCCGTCCGGCGAGAACTGGGGGTCGATGACCCCCTCCCCCGCGTTGAGCTGGGTCACCTTCCCGGAGCCGCGCTCGACGGCATAGAGCTTGCCCGAGAGCGTCAGCAGCACCTTCTGCCCATCGCGGGAGAGCGCGTACGAGGTGAAGCTGCCGCCCGAGGCGCGCATGCGCTCACGGCGTGCCCTCTTCTGGGGTGACAACGTCTCCTCCGCGCCAGCGATGACGCGCTCCGGAGTGAGCAGTTCGCGGGTTCCTCCCGTGGCGACGTCGAATGCGAACAACGAACTCACGCCCGACGCCGGCGAGCCCCGGAGGAAGAGCACCGTCTCTTCGTCGGGGGTGATCCCCACCGCCATCGGACGGCCCAGGTTGAAGTTGCGCGTCTCCGCCATCTGCCGGAGGAGGGTGCCGGATTCGGAGGGTGCGGCAGCGCTCACCAGCGAGACCGCGGCCAGCAACTGAAGCATCATTCGGAGCACCTCGTCCGATCGAGTCTGGCTGCCCTCTCGGCGAAACGCCCGCGGATTCGTATCTTAGAGGGCCAGGAAGCCCACAAAGCGCTGGGCATCCACGCCGCCCCTCCTAAGAAGGGCGGCGGCTTTTCCAAACGCTGGATGCTCAGGCGGCCGAGGTGGACGCCTCTTCCACGCCGCTCGGCCTCTCCAACTCCTTGAGCATGCGCTCTCCCTCGAGCTCATCGATGGGGGTGAAGCGCTCGAGGCTCGGACGGTAGGCGTGCACCCGCGCCTGGCCGATGTCGAACCACCAGCCGTGCAACCGCACGGTGCCGGCCGCCAGACGATCGCGCACCAGGGGGTAGGTCTTCAGGTTCTCCATCTGCTGCAGCACGCTGTACTGGCTGAGCCGGTCATACGGGGCCAGCCCCTCGCCGATCTTCCCACCGCGCTCGAAGGCGGCCAGGGCGGGGCGGCCCACGTCCAGCCAGCTGCTGAGGTTGGGCGTCTTCTGATCGTTGTACCCGGACAGAATGGCCTTCATGGCGCCGCAGCCGGAGTGGCCGCACACCACGATGTCCTTCACCGGCAGGGTGAGCAGGGCGAACTCCAAGGCCGCCGCCTCGGAGCGGTCGCTCAGGGACAGGCCCGCGGCGTCCGAGGGCGGCACCATGTTGCCCACGTTGCGCATGACGAAGAGGTCACCCGGGTTGGTGGACGCGAAGAGGTTGGGCACCACGCGGCTGTCGGCGCAGCCGATGAACAGGCAATCGGGAGCCTGTCCATGGGCCAGCCGCGCGAAGGTGGAGCGGTAGGCGGGAAGGCTGTGACGCTGGAAATCGAGGAGACCCTGAACGAGCTTCTTCATGATTAGGCACCTTCCGAGGAAAGAGTCGTGGTTGCGGAAACAGGCACTACGGACTTGTTGGAAAAGGTGGAGCCCTTGCGCGCCCACACCTCCTCGAGCGGCTCCATCCACACCTTGCCGCCCGTCTTGCGGTGGTTCTGGCACCAGCTCTCCAGTGCCTCGTAGCCGGAGTGGTCCAGCGTCTCCACCGCGAGATCCAGCTCCACCTGGGCCCCATTGGGCACCTGGGCGAGCGCGGCCGACAGCTGCGGCACGCCCACGAAGGTGAGGGCGCCGCCCACGCGCACCCGGTACACCTCACCCTCCTGCTTCACCTGCACCTGCACCCGGCCCAGCCGCCACAGCAGCCGCGCCACCGCCACCGCGAAGCCCAGCCCGATGCCGGCCAGCAGGTTGATGCCCACCACGCCGGCCACCGTCACCACGTACACGACGAGCTCGCCGCGCCGGCGCAGCTCCTGGATGTGGTGCATGTTGACCAACTTGGCGCCCACGTGGACGAGCAGACCGGCCAGCACGGTGAGGGGCACCAGTCCGAGGTAGGAGCCCAGCAGGGACACGAAGAGCAGCATCCACACGCCGTGCATGAAGGCGGACGCGCGCGTCTTGGCGCCCGCGGCGATGTTGGCCGCGCTGCGCACGATGACGCCGGTGATGGGCAGGCCGCCCATCAGCCCGGACAGGGTGTTGGCCATGCCCTGCGCGAACAGCTCCTTGTCCAGGTTGGCGCGCGGGCCGGTGTGCAGCTTGTCCGTGGCCACCGCGCTCAGCAGCGACTCGGCGCTGGCCACCAGGGCCAGGGAGAACACCGCGGCCGCGAAGGCGCCCCAGTGGGCGGGCAGCTCGGGCAGCCGGATGCTCTCGAAGAGGCTCCCGGCCAGCTCCACCCGCTTCACGTCCGCGCCCCACACCGCCGCGGCCACCGAGCCCACCACCACCGCCACCAGCGGTCCGGGCACCTTCTTGAGGCGGCTGTCGGGCATCACCTGCCACAGCACCAGGATGGCAATGGTGACCACGCCCAGGATCGTCGCGGGGCCATGCAGGTCGATGATCTGCCCCGGCAGCTCGCGCAGGTTGGCCCAGGCGTTGGACTGCGGCGCGCCGCCCAGCACGATGTGCAGCTGGCCCAGCACGATGAGGATGCCGATGCCCGCGAGCATGCCGTGGATGACGGCCGGGGAGATGCCCAGCGCGGCGCGCGCCACCTTCATGCCGCCGAGCACCATCTGGATGACGCCCGCGGCGGCCACCGCGGCGCACGTGGCGGCGAAGCCCAACTCATTGATGAAGCCGAACACCATCACCGCCAAGCCCGCGGCCGGGCCGCTCACCAGCAGCGGCACACCGCCGAACAAGCCCACCACCAAGCCGCCCACCACCCCGGCGATGAGCCCGGACATGATGGGAGCACCCGAGGCCAGGGCGATGCCCATGCACAGCGGCAGGGCTACCAGGAAGACCACCAGGGAGGCGGGCAAGTCACTGGCCAGCACCGTTCGGAGCGAGCCGGCGGAGCCGACCTTCTGCTCGTTGGACCTCATTTCTCTCAGCCTCCACACACACAGGAAGGCGCCGCGTCTCCTCGCGGGAGACTGGGCGCGTGTCCGGCTCACATGGGCAAGAGCCGTGCCACGTGCGTGAAGGGGGTTTCCCTCTGAAGGGCTTGGAGAGAAGTCCCAGGGAACTTCAAGAAATTTGAAGTGGGCCCGGGGTCAATGAAAGAACCTTGAACAAGAATCTTGAAGTGCTGCCCGCCTACTCCTCGCCGAGCCGGCGCAGGAAGGTGGGATAGGAGATGCCGAGCGCGCGGGCGGCATCCATCCGGCGCCCCTCCATGCGCTCCAGGACGTGGCGGACATACCGACGCTCGATCTCCTCCAGGGGGAGCGGGGGGCCGGCCACGACGAAGGCGTGGGGGTCGGACGTCTGGGCGGGGCCCCCGGGACGCGGCGCGAGCGCCTCCAACTCCAGGTTGGGGCCGCTTTCGAGCACCAAGGCGCGCTCGAGCACGTTGCGCAGCTCGCGCACGTTGCCGGGGAAGGGGTAGCGCTCGAGTCGCTCGCGTGCGGCGGCGGAGAAGCCCACCGGGCGGCGGCCCAGCTCCGCGCACAGCTCGGCCACCAGCGACTCGGCCAGCGGCAGCACGTCCTCGCGCCGCTCGCGCAGCGGGGGGATGTCCACCTTGAAGACGCTCAGGCGGAAGTAGAGGTCCTCGCGGAAGCGGCCCGCGGCCACCTCGTCGGTGAGGTTGCGGTTGGTGGCGGCCACCACGCGCGCGGTGCTGCTCAGCTCGCTGCTGCCGCCCAGCCGCCGGAAGGCGCCCTTGTCCAGGAAGGTGAGCAGCTTGGCCTGCAGGGCCAGCGGCAGCTCGCCCACCTCGTCGAGGAAGAGCAGGCCGCCGTTGGCCACCTCCACCAGGCCGCGCCGGGCGGTGCGCGCGTCGGTGAAGGCGCCGCGCTCATGGCCGAACAGCTCGCTCTCCACCATGGTGTCTGGCAGGGCGGCGCAGTTGACGTGGACGAAGGGCCCCTGCTCCTCGCGCAGCACGTGCAGTTGGCGGGCAATGACCTCCTTGCCCACGCCCGTCTCCCCCAGCAGCAGCACGGGGCTGCGGGGCGAGGTGGCGATGCGCTCGAGCATCTGCAGGGTGTGGCGCATGGCGGGCGAGCGCGGCACCAGCATGCGGTGCCGGCCCCCCAGCGCGCTCTCGGCCCGTTGCAACCGCTCCTGCAGTTGCACGTCCTCGGCGGCGCGGCGCGCGCGCAGCACCAGGTCATCCAGCTCCACCGGCTTGGACAGGTAGTCGCGCGCGCCGGCCCGGATGGCCTCCACCGCGCTGGCGATGTCCCCGTGCGCCGTCGCCATCAGCACCACGGCGCCGGGCACCAGGGTGCGCAGCTCCGGCAGGAAGGTGAGCCCGTCCCCATCCGGCAACCGGCGGTCCAGGATGACCAGGTCGGGGGCCTCGCGGGCCAGGGCGGCGCG
Protein-coding sequences here:
- a CDS encoding S9 family peptidase, which translates into the protein MMLQLLAAVSLVSAAAPSESGTLLRQMAETRNFNLGRPMAVGITPDEETVLFLRGSPASGVSSLFAFDVATGGTRELLTPERVIAGAEETLSPQKRARRERMRASGGSFTSYALSRDGQKVLLTLSGKLYAVERGSGKVTQLNAGEGVIDPQFSPDGKQVAYVRDNDVFRVELATNKERQITRGGTPERTHGLAELVAQEEMYRFTGYWWSPDAKHIAYAEADTSGVEKLNLVDPASPEQDAQPFAYPRPGKPNAKVRLFVVPVAGGPAKEVRWDAEKYPYMATVRWSKGGPLTLLVQNRAQTEEVLLAADPRTGQTRPLLVERDDAWLSLNQDFPEWLEDGSGFLWSTERNGASEVELRRADGSLARSLVKPGSGFQMLVNYLPKEDVLYFLGGPNPTERYLWRVKGGGEPERVTSGGPALEGAAVSGRGGLMVITTEGPTRLRRAYVHRSDGTRLGELPSVAREPPIQPRFELRQVGPERFWTAIIRPQNFKPGVKLPVIVDIYGAAYPTVYQSMAMNLIPQWMADHGFIVVKLDGRGTALRDRAWERKIKFGFADVLDDQIAALRALAAEVPEMDLTRVGIEGWSHGGYMSALAALSRPDVFKAAFAGAPVVDWRDYDSHLSERYLGLPEEHPEAYEKNSLLTYVKADKPIGKLLLVHGTFDDNVFFAHTLKLSDALFRAGKPHEVLPLRGSSHMLVDPVVSERVWARLMRHFQENL
- a CDS encoding carbonic anhydrase; the protein is MKKLVQGLLDFQRHSLPAYRSTFARLAHGQAPDCLFIGCADSRVVPNLFASTNPGDLFVMRNVGNMVPPSDAAGLSLSDRSEAAALEFALLTLPVKDIVVCGHSGCGAMKAILSGYNDQKTPNLSSWLDVGRPALAAFERGGKIGEGLAPYDRLSQYSVLQQMENLKTYPLVRDRLAAGTVRLHGWWFDIGQARVHAYRPSLERFTPIDELEGERMLKELERPSGVEEASTSAA
- a CDS encoding SulP family inorganic anion transporter, with the protein product MRSNEQKVGSAGSLRTVLASDLPASLVVFLVALPLCMGIALASGAPIMSGLIAGVVGGLVVGLFGGVPLLVSGPAAGLAVMVFGFINELGFAATCAAVAAAGVIQMVLGGMKVARAALGISPAVIHGMLAGIGILIVLGQLHIVLGGAPQSNAWANLRELPGQIIDLHGPATILGVVTIAILVLWQVMPDSRLKKVPGPLVAVVVGSVAAAVWGADVKRVELAGSLFESIRLPELPAHWGAFAAAVFSLALVASAESLLSAVATDKLHTGPRANLDKELFAQGMANTLSGLMGGLPITGVIVRSAANIAAGAKTRASAFMHGVWMLLFVSLLGSYLGLVPLTVLAGLLVHVGAKLVNMHHIQELRRRGELVVYVVTVAGVVGINLLAGIGLGFAVAVARLLWRLGRVQVQVKQEGEVYRVRVGGALTFVGVPQLSAALAQVPNGAQVELDLAVETLDHSGYEALESWCQNHRKTGGKVWMEPLEEVWARKGSTFSNKSVVPVSATTTLSSEGA
- a CDS encoding sigma-54-dependent transcriptional regulator, with translation MSTSLLLVDDDRTFSSLATSVLTQEGFRVRTARSLHETRAALAREAPDLVILDRRLPDGDGLTFLPELRTLVPGAVVLMATAHGDIASAVEAIRAGARDYLSKPVELDDLVLRARRAAEDVQLQERLQRAESALGGRHRMLVPRSPAMRHTLQMLERIATSPRSPVLLLGETGVGKEVIARQLHVLREEQGPFVHVNCAALPDTMVESELFGHERGAFTDARTARRGLVEVANGGLLFLDEVGELPLALQAKLLTFLDKGAFRRLGGSSELSSTARVVAATNRNLTDEVAAGRFREDLYFRLSVFKVDIPPLRERREDVLPLAESLVAELCAELGRRPVGFSAAARERLERYPFPGNVRELRNVLERALVLESGPNLELEALAPRPGGPAQTSDPHAFVVAGPPLPLEEIERRYVRHVLERMEGRRMDAARALGISYPTFLRRLGEE